GGGAGGTTCTACGAAGGAGTGTTTCTCAGGGGTACCGGGCCACAATGAAACACAATGTTAGTCCCTCTCATGCAATACAACACTGCACACAATGTTATCTTTCAGCACATTTCCCTGCAGAGTAGCCATATTTTCTCACTCGCCGGCTCTGTTGTGAAGCAGCGTACTGTGTTTTCCATGTGAGGAAGTGCTCTTATACAAATAAGCTCTCATTCAGTGTGTAAACACGTGTGGTTGTGGGATGACATCCAATCCAAGCAATCTAATGGAGACAGGAAAATGAAGTGCTGAGTGCAATTTTTTTCATGTCAATTTTATTCTTTGCCATATGTtctagtttatttgtattgttatgaACCATGTCCCAAAGTCAGCGCTCACCTTTGTTCAATCAGTATTGATGGATGTTGGCTTCAAGATAAATGATTGTGTCCTGCCCCCTGGTGTTAGTAAAGAATACATGCAATGTTATTAGTAGTGTGATAAAACATTCTCTTCATCAAAATGGAGATAGTTATCAGTATAACAGAAACAAAAAGAGTCCCTGAAGGGAAaccaaatatatacattaagaCATATAATCAAGAGTTTCCATTAATTGTTCATCTCTGCCGTTATGCTGCATGTGCTTAAAAGATCACTACTCTATTTCCTGACAAATTGTcgtacaaaaacaaataaactctaaattgtttgtgcacccctcccccccccccccccccccctgcagtgaGCTGGAGCAGTATGTCGGCTCCCTGCAGAAAGACTCAGCAGTGACACACAGAGGAGTGACTCTGAAGGACGTGGAGGAGGGAGCACTGACTCTGAGAAAGGTGGGAGAGTCTCTGGCAGGGCTCAAAGGTAAGACAACAAATCATATTCTCACTACAATGGTGCTATATGATGGAAATAAGCTTTTTGGATTTTTTCCCCCGAAAATAATGTATATCATGATGTCcaatgtacacacatatacagtgaAATAGTTACACTGATGTTCAAAGTTTTAAAGTGTGTTCCACTATTATGGACCAGGTTATAGATTTTCCTGAATGATTCTTTTGGACAATACATTTGGAGAAGAGATAGATCATATATCCCCATAATTAAATTTTGCTGCACTGTGTGTAATTATTTGCCCAGCCCGATTAGTCATGTAGTTCACTGCTGTTGTGATGGATGTTCCTTCCTCCCTTTAAGACGTAGTTATGTGCAATAAAAAGTACATTATCCTCTCATAGGCTATGTCATTATGTCATTTTTCAATAAAGGTATTTCTGAACAACTTTTTTTCCAATGTAGTCATGTAGAATGTAAAACATGAACGCTGTTTCTGTGCGTGTTTTCTTAGGAGAATTCCCATCACTACAAACAAGAATGCGGTCTGTGCTCAGGGTGGAAGTGGAAGCGGTCAAGTTTTTGAAGGAGGAGCCTCATAAACTGGACAGCATGCTGAAAAGGGTCAAGAGCCTGACCGACACACTCAGCAGTATGAGAAGGTagatgaagaagagaagaagaagaagtgtcagTGGCGATAAAGTAGGGATCAGGAGGAGAGGTGCTCGAGTATGAGGgccgagagtgagagagggaagaTGAGAACAGAAAGCACTCACAGGTTTCTATGATGTGTGAGATTGTACTATTTGATAATGCTGACAAACCGGCCCTCATCCCATCAAAGAGGTCATTCGCCGTAGACAGTGGAGTGTGGCGTCCAACTTGATAGACGTCCACCGCCTTCACTGAACCGATAAGTGACTTAATGTGGTGGGGACGACAGTGGCTCATTTCCATTTTAATATGTCACAGATACGAGGTTCACTCTCAACTTTTCTCAAAGTCTCCCTCCAAGAATCTATTGTCTTTTAAACAAAAACAGTCACAAAACCATATGGGCCAGCCACCACATTGCAGCATAGCTTTTAGTGGTGTCATGTCAGAATAATCAAAACGTTTTGTCAACTTTATTATCGGCTTTCATGTATTTTCAGTCTTGATGTGAAATTTTAAAAAGACCTTAcgtaaaaagcaaaaaaaatgcaaatggaTTTCTATCTATGGTATGTATTGTTTGATGGGTTTGGATTTAAGTGAGTGACCCAGTGTTGTAAGAATTAAAGTTTTTGAGTGCGCACATATTTGAAGATCAGTGTTTTCTCGATGGTTGATATCGTATTCTGTTTCCCTCCTCTGCAGATGTGCGACTGAGGGCCCTCAAAAAGGACCTGAGCCCTCTGCTAACGTGCCAGTGGACAACAGCTCTTCGGCAGCAGAAGCTCCCGCACCATCAGTCCAGCCTGGCTCCACATCAGCCCCGCCGGAGCCCCAGAGCTCCACCATCAAATCAGAGGTGATGCCTTCCTCTCCGGTGGTCATCCATCATGTCCAGAGCTCCCCGGTCCACATACAGCAGTCCCAGAAGTCTGCAGCCTTGACAGCTCAGCCCAGTCCACCGCTCTCCCCCAGCCCCTCTCACATCCCCAGTCCCACACTCGGCAAGAGTCAAGGCCCGGACTCTCCCAAAGGAGCAGCCTCCGATCCGCCAAGTCCTGCCCATCATAAGAAGACACAAGGGAACCCAGTGAATAATGGCAACGGCACCGTTCCCCAGGTTGTCGTCAAAGAGGAGCTCCAGAACAGTCAGGACAAGAACCAAAGCAGAGCTATGTCCATAAAGGTAGATTTCATCACCTTATAATTGTCATTTGTTTGATTGATTTGTATCCAACATTGTAAACTGgtgatttttctttcttcttataAGCATCCTGTAAATTTTCAACTCAGTTCAAGCTATTGGCATTCACTTGATTAATAATCTCCTTCCTTAGATTCAGAGAACTTTTAAAGAACTCTGTCCCCCTCTTTTCCAATGTTCACCTTGCAGGCAGCAGAAAGGGAGTgggaagagaggaggcagaACATGGGTCATTATGATGGAAAAGAGTTTGAGAAGATCCTCCAGGAAGCCCAGGCCAACATGATGAAGGGCATTCCCAGTCTAGAGGTGGAAGAAAACCCATCACTGACACCTGATGCCACTGCAGAACAAGCAGCCATCCACAACCCTGTGGAGTCACCGACAGGTGCACATCTAACACCTTTAAGACACCGACATGGCCTCCACACGTTTGATATTGTattgctacatgaacacatgcttaATATGTCACCTTATATAATTTCATCTCTGTTTATTTGTATGACCGAAGAGCCTCAGTCCGAGCCTCAGTCGGACAAACCAGCGAAGAAGGGTCCTGAGAAACTCCCAAAGCCTGTGATGGAGAAACCGTCAAAACCTGCACTGGAGAGACCCCCCAAGACCGCCACTAAGCCAGCCCCGCCTGACAGCTCTACTAAGCAGGGGTCTGAAAAGTCCAGCAAGTCGccgccaccacctcctccaagGAAGACTtactccagctccagctcaggCATGACCACCACGCGCTCCGGCGAAGTGGTCTTCACCGGCAGGAAAGAGTCCGTCTCGCCTCAGGTTagtccgatttttttttttgtgagtgaTAAAAGGTGATGTATTTAACGTTCTAACTGTTTGCTATGTTAAGGTATAGGAGAGTgatgtctacctgagcagaacATTAAGTTGCTCTCCCTCTGTATGGTGGTAACCAAGGTTTTCAGTGCTTTGTTGACATGGTCGGGCCGTGTGAgcttttagtgcatgtgagtgcatgtgagtgcatgtgagtgcatgtgagtgcatgtgagtgcatgtgagtgcatgtgagtgcatgtgagtgttcCCCACTGGCTAGCTCATGGCTGACACTCTGCATTGCTCACATATGCCTCCGGGTACACCTGCTGTTCCGACTGACAGCATAAGTGAAAGTTTAACACCTCCGCCTCAGGTAAACACTGTCAGCTCTGGTATCACTTCAGCCAACATTTGCACTGGTAGTGCTCTTAGCACCGTTACCCATGAGCCATTGATAGGCAATCGGAATGCTCCCAATCTCAGATCTTGCACCTTTGTACAAATGacagtttgtaaaaaaaatacaatgcatTTGATGATTTACGTAAAATGACAGTCAAACAGTTTGTGAAGTGTGGTGGTTTTGTTTCCTTGCTGAGAGTTGAGTACGATTACCACTAAGTATGGAGCAAGAGCCAAGAggtagttagcttagcttagcatagtaTGAAGACTGGAGGAATAGGGGAAACGAATACACTGGCTGGTTAGAAGACTAATGACTCAATAAATGACCTTCTCATGAATTCTTACAGGAGGGTGAAGAGGACACTCCACCGCCCAGTCCCCAACCCAAGCCCATCAAGGTTCCGCCAGAGACCAAGCCAAAGCCAGCCACCCCTCCACCCGTCACTCTTGTTGAtaccagagaagaggaggatgaaggggaGAAGATCATGGCAGAGCTCCAGGTTAGAGGCAcatgtgcactcacacacatacataattcCCTCAACATGAACAAAACAATCAAGAGGTGTAAAGTCCTCTGGCTTTGGTTGATTTCTGCATCGCTGGAGTGGGTCTATCTCTTCTTCCCATGGTGGCTGTTTTTCTCAGAAGTGGCAAAGGATGAGCTCTCACAGCTGCCAAAAGAGTGAACTCCTTGATTTTGTCACATGCCGGGTTCAATAGCTGTGACAAAAGCGACGATACCCAGACTTCCTCCCGCCACAAAATCCTTGTTCCCATTTCCCCTTCACCTTTCTCCACTCTTCAGGTTTTCCAGAGGTGCACGGTTAAGGATGTAGGGGTGAAAAATGTGCGAGAACCAACCTCTCGAATTGAACCGCAAATCAGAGAACTAAGACCGGAGGCCTTATTGCCCCTCAAAGAGAAAAAGGTAAATTATACGTCGCTGTGCAGCTACCGACCTAACTGCCTGCCTCTGCCCACTGTCTGATGCAATCGATGGCTGTGTCCTTAACCCTTCTACGACTGCTGCACCCTTGCTTTGGCCCGAGAGAAACCTGTAACAACTGCCTCCAAAAAAAACTCCTTTTCCTTTTCGCCTCAGTTTCCTTCCCTCTTTTCATTCAGCTGGATCTCTCAGCTTAAATATATTTCAGGATTAAGTCTGCATAAAATGAAGCCTCTGAAAAGACGCCGTGTCTTTTGTGCGCCTGGACCAGACAATGATATGTTTTGCCATTGATTTAATTATCTCTTGTCAATAAAAAGACCTCGGCACTGTATTCTACAGGCAATTACATCGTCTTGTGTCTTTCTTTAATTACATGTCTTCATACAAATTAAACAGAACAAATAGTTCTTACAAATTTTTGACAATTAAGAGAACAAAGTAGTTAAAACTCACTTTGCAGACACATCTGTTTTTGCAGACTTGGTTCACTCGAGGTCAGTCCGGCCACTATGCATGCTGCTCTCCACCACTTGTACTTTTCTGAGGGATTacttttctgtttctctttgtctttgCACAACTTCACTTCAGTTTGCTTTCCCGGCTTTACACCTATATAACCAGCACAACCCTGAAACTGTTCACATTAGGTTTAACAATATGCATATTTTATAAGCTTTGTCAATTGATGTGAGAAAGAGGACAGACATGTTCGAGGTCAACAAAATGTACTAGTGCACAgacaaagtaaaacatttgaTTAAATAAAAGTATCAATTTAGAAGTATATGAGCAGATGGTAACTTACTagttactgtaaatatttaaacgtaaaaagacaggaaacaggatGTATATAGGTTTGTAGGAAACATGTAAATACTTAAACTTAATTGCAGTATTATATACAGTGGAAGGACAACCAAAAGGAGAGAGGGTTTGGCTATCAAAATAAGCTGATTTGGCTTTTTGTAGTGGCTTGTAATATAAGCTTTCTAAACTAtaatatttgtttaattttcccagcatgcattttgATGTATGGCATTTAGTATCAGAACAACATATACTTTTGATGTCACACAGAATGAGTATCAgtttacatactgtatatattttgctGTTGCCTTGTAGAAGGTAACTGTCCAATGCAGTGTTAACACGTTAACACTGTCGATGCTCCTGCAATACTACTGTATGTTAATTCACACTAATCCCGCAGCAACCAAACACACCAGTTACACAGTAATATTATTCCCTCACACACTGTCCTAGCAGAGCTCTGAGCCCACTCGAGATGATAAAGATCCAGACACAGATGAAAATGGGAATACTACTGTGCGACAGAGCCAAGGGGTATGTATGACTTTCTATTATTCacattacattaatatatagTTCATGTATGTTCAATATTTAAGAGATTTTAATCAGCTACTTCTTCATTTCTCAGGTCATATACTATGTGACTGGTCAGATTCCCAAAGAGCATCCACCCccatcaggaacaacagaggaaaCCCCTGAACACACAGAGCCCTCACAGTCTCCAACACAGGTGTCAAATGTCAATGTTAACGACAATTCTCCAagccagcaacagcagcagcagccacagtCTCCACCACCTACATCACCCACACCTCGAACACCTCCACCTATATCCCCAAAGCCTGTGGGACTGAAAGGATTCAAACTTCCTAGGACGCAAGTTAAACGCTCCGAATCCTTGAAGACCAGTACAGAAATGGAGAAGGGAAAAATCCTCAACAAAATTAACACTGAAAAGAAAAGTATAGTCATCCAGGAAAAAGTTTCTTCTAGTAAAAATATAATAACTAAGCTTGCGgcaaccacaaccacaaccaccagtACCGTAAGAGAGGCGCCTAAGTTTTCTGTCGCTCTACCAAAAAAGGCTCAGAATGTGGACAGCCATCCACCAAAATTTCAATCTAATCATGAGGAGTGTAACGAGGAGGCTAGTCTTAGTCCAGACTTGCCTGGAGAAGAAGCCCCTCCACCCCCTGACAACATCGCATTTATGATCACAAGCACCAAAGTTCAGGCCCTGTCCTGTGGCGAGTACCAGGACCTGGTCAATGCCAAGAAAGGAAGCGTCCAGACTGTTACTATAGGTAATGCCACCTCCCGAGGGAGAGGCACGGCAGATCCCTTTGCGCCAGAGGACATCGGCTTCAACAAGAAGCCTGTCATCATCATTTTTGACGAGCCCATGGACATCCGTTCGGCGTACAAGCGCCTGTCCGTCATCTttgaaggtgaggaggaactggaCAGGATGCTTGCAGCGGAGTGcatcgaggaggaggatgaggagtcgGACACTGAGGGGAGTGGCGGGCTGCAGGGTAAAGCGCGAGGGACCGAGGCGGTTGATGGCAAAAACGTCCTCGCTGCCGACCACATTAGCTTAtcgtcctcgtcttcatcgtcaATCTCTGAGCTCACAGACAGCGGAGGGAATTTAGACTCAAATAGTGATGCGAAGCAGGATGGTAAAAAGAAGTTCAAATTTAAGTTCCCGAAGAAACAGCTGGCGGCACTGAGCCAGGCGATTCGCTTGGGCACCAAGTCAGGAAAGAAGACTATTCAGGTGGTTGTgtatgaagatgaggaggaatcCGACGGGACTATCAAGATGCACAAGGAAGCAAAGAGATTTGAGATAACACGCTCAAAATCCTTATCCGACGCTTCCAAGGCAACAGACTCAATCGGGCTGAAGAGGCAGAACGCCGAGTCTCTCCACAGGACGGACGAGATCCGGAAGAACACGTACAAGACACTGGACAGCCTGGAGCAGACCATCAAGCAGCTGGAGACCACCATCAGTGAGATGGGACCACACTCCCCCGGGGAGCCAGTCTGCACGGAGGAGGCTGAAGAAGAGGATGGGAAAGGCTCAGAAGTAGTGGGGCTGAAGAGGTCTTCCTCTCTCCCGACCTCCAGAGGGCCAGGTCCTAAGGTACCCAGCAAAAATCCGATGCTGAAGAAGACTAAACCTCAACTCCTTCCTCGCCCTGTAATCAtccctaccaccaccaccaccaccactgtccCCAGTGTCCCCACCACCGTACAACAGGTCTCTCTCTAGCTCTTGTCACTCCGGGAGGTTTTGGGTGTCCTACTTTTTCAGTTTACATCCTACCTTCACTCCAATCCTAACCACTCAAATTACAAAATCACTAATCCAGTCCACAGGTGCTTGGACACGTTGGAAATGCCCCCCgcggctttctctctctctctctctgtgaaatCATGGTGACTTGATTGGGGGTGGCATTTTGTTTGGCGACCGTGTTTCTCCTTCAGTTCATTGCTAAACCTCTGAGGTGTTCAGCAAGTGGCAAATGTATCCTCAACAACACTCTCATGATGATTAAGCTCTGATATCTTCTTGATTCTTGACTGCATGTATGACTGTGTTTTGACTTAAAGGTGTATGGTCCCACTGGGTGCATGGGGCTTTCACTGGTGTTAAACGTTGAGGTTTACCTGTTAGTGCCTTGATCTTTCATACTTGCttcatgttgtgtgttttttcctttcttttgttttatttcttgttttgttttttcgtttggATCCCCTTGCAGAACACCAGTGTCGCTTCCCCTACTAGTCGGATGCCCGTCCCTTTGTCTGCGAAGTCCAGGCAGTCGCCGGGTACTACTGACAAAGCAGGAAAACAGCAAAAACTGCAGGACGCTCAGAGGCAGTTCCGACAGGTAGTTTTACTGTAGGGCCttaccagagactagaggaatCAAACATGTAGGGATCAAAAACATGAggcatgtattattattagaggAAAAAAGACTATCAATGCTGTGAGATttgaagtgtttaaaaaaaaaaaagatagaatGAAGTCACCGTGGATCTGTTAATGTTTCT
The Pseudoliparis swirei isolate HS2019 ecotype Mariana Trench chromosome 16, NWPU_hadal_v1, whole genome shotgun sequence DNA segment above includes these coding regions:
- the si:ch211-285f17.1 gene encoding sickle tail protein homolog isoform X1 — its product is MSKASRLARPPSIGARSKLPPSRKECHGTVGRVRVLSVGEKLMRAGSDGILSRQKSLKAAAPPDKAQSETQTETQAPSQGPDEKGQLMEMVAPKSRICPPKVASQPQGSVQKQSKSNLKVTSSEDAQHVSRRQASPNGTAPSKGDAKGSRTVPRRHTLGGARGSREILAMQPPDMDKKREAFLEHLKQKYPHHASAIMGHQERLREQSRSPKHGPHSSAGDQVDHLSLASLDSLDAMSEADSPTAFTRGSRIRASLPVVRSTNQTKDRSLGVLYLQYGDETKQICMPNEITSIDTIRALFVSAFSQQLNMKMLESPSVAVYVKDDMRNMYYELTDVRNIIDHSCLKVYHKDPAQAFSHGPRPANGDARQMHGEMIHAVQGGPHPLRQPPMGPPSHHPMQGALPPTPNSMPPSPSRIPFGPRQASIPGNGTIPRDRLSSANPPARSISPCPSAILERRDVKPDEDRSTKSHTLSRGSEGLYADPYLLQEGRMSIASSHGPNPSPGLDGPDHGMGSFHRASIRSTSSYSGPSPTDTMDHPSLYRQKSRNSQLPTLGSKTPPPSPHRMAEVRMIDIHGGPPHGGPLHGGPPHGGPPHGGPPHGGPPHGGPPHGGSPHGGPPHGGPPHGGPPHGGPPHGGPPRGGSPHGGSPYGGPPHGGPPHGGPPHGGPPHGGPPRGGSPHGGPPHGVPPHGVPMERSSPVRQSFRKEEVAGTKPQSNMASPVVPDLQGPIPVVGEHHTRVRMKAMEQQIASLTGLVQHALLKEPNTSGTTELLSERTSSKTSSPAHSAHSSGGSPVLAPKSSAAPLDKSPVPLKVNLLQFRKNVSDLRMQLHQMRQQQVQNQEALRVQLKRAEQEISVKLAEAMRGLEDPVQRQRALVEEDRHKYLGLEERVLTQIGELEQYVGSLQKDSAVTHRGVTLKDVEEGALTLRKVGESLAGLKGEFPSLQTRMRSVLRVEVEAVKFLKEEPHKLDSMLKRVKSLTDTLSSMRRCATEGPQKGPEPSANVPVDNSSSAAEAPAPSVQPGSTSAPPEPQSSTIKSEVMPSSPVVIHHVQSSPVHIQQSQKSAALTAQPSPPLSPSPSHIPSPTLGKSQGPDSPKGAASDPPSPAHHKKTQGNPVNNGNGTVPQVVVKEELQNSQDKNQSRAMSIKAAEREWEERRQNMGHYDGKEFEKILQEAQANMMKGIPSLEVEENPSLTPDATAEQAAIHNPVESPTEPQSEPQSDKPAKKGPEKLPKPVMEKPSKPALERPPKTATKPAPPDSSTKQGSEKSSKSPPPPPPRKTYSSSSSGMTTTRSGEVVFTGRKESVSPQEGEEDTPPPSPQPKPIKVPPETKPKPATPPPVTLVDTREEEDEGEKIMAELQVFQRCTVKDVGVKNVREPTSRIEPQIRELRPEALLPLKEKKQSSEPTRDDKDPDTDENGNTTVRQSQGVIYYVTGQIPKEHPPPSGTTEETPEHTEPSQSPTQVSNVNVNDNSPSQQQQQQPQSPPPTSPTPRTPPPISPKPVGLKGFKLPRTQVKRSESLKTSTEMEKGKILNKINTEKKSIVIQEKVSSSKNIITKLAATTTTTTSTVREAPKFSVALPKKAQNVDSHPPKFQSNHEECNEEASLSPDLPGEEAPPPPDNIAFMITSTKVQALSCGEYQDLVNAKKGSVQTVTIGNATSRGRGTADPFAPEDIGFNKKPVIIIFDEPMDIRSAYKRLSVIFEGEEELDRMLAAECIEEEDEESDTEGSGGLQGKARGTEAVDGKNVLAADHISLSSSSSSSISELTDSGGNLDSNSDAKQDGKKKFKFKFPKKQLAALSQAIRLGTKSGKKTIQVVVYEDEEESDGTIKMHKEAKRFEITRSKSLSDASKATDSIGLKRQNAESLHRTDEIRKNTYKTLDSLEQTIKQLETTISEMGPHSPGEPVCTEEAEEEDGKGSEVVGLKRSSSLPTSRGPGPKVPSKNPMLKKTKPQLLPRPVIIPTTTTTTTVPSVPTTVQQNTSVASPTSRMPVPLSAKSRQSPGTTDKAGKQQKLQDAQRQFRQANGSAKRVGGDHKTTSLTIPTSKIPAFYPSSPKGSAQSAQNPDATNPINPSSSSSSTSVIKSNILSCPAPRSGCQPSSHIPSLSNGSLKLPTTSQHTGKALSFPSQTQNGRVHSSSSFSSSSSSSSSSSPSPLSPTPLGPGGKSIRTIHTPSFTSYRSHNGSSGKSCIPTATAAKDAT
- the si:ch211-285f17.1 gene encoding sickle tail protein homolog isoform X6, whose amino-acid sequence is MSKASRLARPPSIGARSKLPPSRKECHGTVGRVRVLSVGEKLMRAGSDGILSRQKSLKAAAPPDKAQSETQTETQAPSQGPDEKGQLMEMVAPKSRICPPKVASQPQGSVQKQSKSNLKVTSSEDAQHVSRRQASPNGTAPSKGDAKGSRTVPRRHTLGGARGSREILAMQPPDMDKKREAFLEHLKQKYPHHASAIMGHQERLREQSRSPKHGPHSSAGDQVDHLSLASLDSLDAMSEADSPTAFTRGSRIRASLPVVRSTNQTKDRSLGVLYLQYGDETKQICMPNEITSIDTIRALFVSAFSQQLNMKMLESPSVAVYVKDDMRNMYYELTDVRNIIDHSCLKVYHKDPAQAFSHGPRPANGDARQMHGEMIHAVQGGPHPLRQPPMGPPSHHPMQGALPPTPNSMPPSPSRIPFGPRQASIPGNGTIPRDRLSSANPPARSISPCPSAILERRDVKPDEDRSTKSHTLSRGSEGLYADPYLLQEGRMSIASSHGPNPSPGLDGPDHGMGSFHRASIRSTSSYSGPSPTDTMDHPSLYRQKSRNSQLPTLGSKTPPPSPHRMAEVRMIDIHGGPPHGGPLHGGPPHGGPPHGGPPHGGPPHGGPPHGGSPHGGPPHGGPPHGGPPHGGPPHGGPPRGGSPHGGSPYGGPPHGGPPHGGPPHGGPPHGGPPRGGSPHGGPPHGVPPHGVPMERSSPVRQSFRKEEVAGTKPQSNMASPVVPDLQGPIPVVGEHHTRVRMKAMEQQIASLTGLVQHALLKEPNTSGTTELLSERTSSKTSSPAHSAHSSGGSPVLAPKSSAAPLDKSPVPLKVNLLQFRKNVSDLRMQLHQMRQQQVQNQEALRVQLKRAEQEISVKLAEAMRGLEDPVQRQRALVEEDRHKYLGLEERVLTQIGELEQYVGSLQKDSAVTHRGVTLKDVEEGALTLRKVGESLAGLKGEFPSLQTRMRSVLRVEVEAVKFLKEEPHKLDSMLKRVKSLTDTLSSMRRCATEGPQKGPEPSANVPVDNSSSAAEAPAPSVQPGSTSAPPEPQSSTIKSEVMPSSPVVIHHVQSSPVHIQQSQKSAALTAQPSPPLSPSPSHIPSPTLGKSQGPDSPKGAASDPPSPAHHKKTQGNPVNNGNGTVPQVVVKEELQNSQDKNQSRAMSIKAAEREWEERRQNMGHYDGKEFEKILQEAQANMMKGIPSLEVEENPSLTPDATAEQAAIHNPVESPTEPQSEPQSDKPAKKGPEKLPKPVMEKPSKPALERPPKTATKPAPPDSSTKQGSEKSSKSPPPPPPRKTYSSSSSGMTTTRSGEVVFTGRKESVSPQEGEEDTPPPSPQPKPIKVPPETKPKPATPPPVTLVDTREEEDEGEKIMAELQVFQRCTVKDVGVKNVREPTSRIEPQIRELRPEALLPLKEKKQSSEPTRDDKDPDTDENGNTTVRQSQGVIYYVTGQIPKEHPPPSGTTEETPEHTEPSQSPTQVSNVNVNDNSPSQQQQQQPQSPPPTSPTPRTPPPISPKPVGLKGFKLPRTQVKRSESLKTSTEMEKGKILNKINTEKKSIVIQEKVSSSKNIITKLAATTTTTTSTVREAPKFSVALPKKAQNVDSHPPKFQSNHEECNEEASLSPDLPGEEAPPPPDNIAFMITSTKVQALSCGEYQDLVNAKKGSVQTVTIGNATSRGRGTADPFAPEDIGFNKKPVIIIFDEPMDIRSAYKRLSVIFEGEEELDRMLAAECIEEEDEESDTEGSGGLQGKARGTEAVDGKNVLAADHISLSSSSSSSISELTDSGGNLDSNSDAKQDGKKKFKFKFPKKQLAALSQAIRLGTKSGKKTIQVVVYEDEEESDGTIKMHKEAKRFEITRSKSLSDASKATDSIGLKRQNAESLHRTDEIRKNTYKTLDSLEQTIKQLETTISEMGPHSPGEPVCTEEAEEEDGKGSEVVGLKRSSSLPTSRGPGPKVPSKNPMLKKTKPQLLPRPVIIPTTTTTTTVPSVPTTVQQNTSVASPTSRMPVPLSAKSRQSPGTTDKAGKQQKLQDAQRQFRQANGSAKRVGGDHKTTSLTIPTSKIPAFYPSSPKGSAQSAQNPDATNPINPSSSSSSTSVIKSNILSCPAPRSGCQPSSHIPSLSNGSLKLPTTSQHTGGKSIRTIHTPSFTSYRSHNGSSGKSCIPTATAAKDAT
- the si:ch211-285f17.1 gene encoding sickle tail protein homolog isoform X7, whose amino-acid sequence is MSGHRVQFADLPPSEHKGSPTFHKQSKSNLKVTSSEDAQHVSRRQASPNGTAPSKGDAKGSRTVPRRHTLGGARGSREILAMQPPDMDKKREAFLEHLKQKYPHHASAIMGHQERLREQSRSPKHGPHSSAGDQVDHLSLASLDSLDAMSEADSPTAFTRGSRIRASLPVVRSTNQTKDRSLGVLYLQYGDETKQICMPNEITSIDTIRALFVSAFSQQLNMKMLESPSVAVYVKDDMRNMYYELTDVRNIIDHSCLKVYHKDPAQAFSHGPRPANGDARQMHGEMIHAVQGGPHPLRQPPMGPPSHHPMQGALPPTPNSMPPSPSRIPFGPRQASIPGNGTIPRDRLSSANPPARSISPCPSAILERRDVKPDEDRSTKSHTLSRGSEGLYADPYLLQEGRMSIASSHGPNPSPGLDGPDHGMGSFHRASIRSTSSYSGPSPTDTMDHPSLYRQKSRNSQLPTLGSKTPPPSPHRMAEVRMIDIHGGPPHGGPLHGGPPHGGPPHGGPPHGGPPHGGPPHGGSPHGGPPHGGPPHGGPPHGGPPHGGPPRGGSPHGGSPYGGPPHGGPPHGGPPHGGPPHGGPPRGGSPHGGPPHGVPPHGVPMERSSPVRQSFRKEEVAGTKPQSNMASPVVPDLQGPIPVVGEHHTRVRMKAMEQQIASLTGLVQHALLKEPNTSGTTELLSERTSSKTSSPAHSAHSSGGSPVLAPKSSAAPLDKSPVPLKVNLLQFRKNVSDLRMQLHQMRQQQVQNQEALRVQLKRAEQEISVKLAEAMRGLEDPVQRQRALVEEDRHKYLGLEERVLTQIGELEQYVGSLQKDSAVTHRGVTLKDVEEGALTLRKVGESLAGLKGEFPSLQTRMRSVLRVEVEAVKFLKEEPHKLDSMLKRVKSLTDTLSSMRRCATEGPQKGPEPSANVPVDNSSSAAEAPAPSVQPGSTSAPPEPQSSTIKSEVMPSSPVVIHHVQSSPVHIQQSQKSAALTAQPSPPLSPSPSHIPSPTLGKSQGPDSPKGAASDPPSPAHHKKTQGNPVNNGNGTVPQVVVKEELQNSQDKNQSRAMSIKAAEREWEERRQNMGHYDGKEFEKILQEAQANMMKGIPSLEVEENPSLTPDATAEQAAIHNPVESPTEPQSEPQSDKPAKKGPEKLPKPVMEKPSKPALERPPKTATKPAPPDSSTKQGSEKSSKSPPPPPPRKTYSSSSSGMTTTRSGEVVFTGRKESVSPQEGEEDTPPPSPQPKPIKVPPETKPKPATPPPVTLVDTREEEDEGEKIMAELQVFQRCTVKDVGVKNVREPTSRIEPQIRELRPEALLPLKEKKQSSEPTRDDKDPDTDENGNTTVRQSQGVIYYVTGQIPKEHPPPSGTTEETPEHTEPSQSPTQVSNVNVNDNSPSQQQQQQPQSPPPTSPTPRTPPPISPKPVGLKGFKLPRTQVKRSESLKTSTEMEKGKILNKINTEKKSIVIQEKVSSSKNIITKLAATTTTTTSTVREAPKFSVALPKKAQNVDSHPPKFQSNHEECNEEASLSPDLPGEEAPPPPDNIAFMITSTKVQALSCGEYQDLVNAKKGSVQTVTIGNATSRGRGTADPFAPEDIGFNKKPVIIIFDEPMDIRSAYKRLSVIFEGEEELDRMLAAECIEEEDEESDTEGSGGLQGKARGTEAVDGKNVLAADHISLSSSSSSSISELTDSGGNLDSNSDAKQDGKKKFKFKFPKKQLAALSQAIRLGTKSGKKTIQVVVYEDEEESDGTIKMHKEAKRFEITRSKSLSDASKATDSIGLKRQNAESLHRTDEIRKNTYKTLDSLEQTIKQLETTISEMGPHSPGEPVCTEEAEEEDGKGSEVVGLKRSSSLPTSRGPGPKVPSKNPMLKKTKPQLLPRPVIIPTTTTTTTVPSVPTTVQQNTSVASPTSRMPVPLSAKSRQSPGTTDKAGKQQKLQDAQRQFRQANGSAKRVGGDHKTTSLTIPTSKIPAFYPSSPKGSAQSAQNPDATNPINPSSSSSSTSVIKSNILSCPAPRSGCQPSSHIPSLSNGSLKLPTTSQHTGKALSFPSQTQNGRVHSSSSFSSSSSSSSSSSPSPLSPTPLGPGGKSIRTIHTPSFTSYRSHNGSSGKSCIPTATAAKDAT